From one Streptomyces sp. NBC_01478 genomic stretch:
- a CDS encoding segregation and condensation protein A encodes MTSNDAPAAGTPAGRRRALGKGPGTAPEAEPEVVVAAPEPEAVVEEPEAPVEEASAEEPDDGVFKVRLANFEGPFDLLLQLISKHKLDVTEVALSKVTDEFMSHIRAMGPDWDLDQTTEFLVVAATLLDLKAARLLPSAEVEDEADLALLEARDLLFARLLQYRAYKQIADIFNRRLDEEARRYPRTVGLEPHHAELLPEVVIRIGPEGFARLAVKAMQPRPRPQVYVDHIHAPLVSVQEQAGIVVARLRELGEASFRTLVEDVDDTLTVVARFLALLELYREKAVALDQETALGDLIVRWTGGEGEGEPVVTDEFDRPPEPPKETKEESA; translated from the coding sequence ATGACCTCGAACGACGCTCCCGCCGCCGGCACACCTGCCGGACGTCGGCGTGCGCTGGGCAAGGGGCCCGGTACGGCTCCTGAGGCCGAGCCCGAGGTCGTCGTGGCAGCGCCGGAGCCCGAGGCCGTCGTAGAAGAGCCTGAGGCGCCTGTCGAGGAAGCCTCGGCCGAAGAACCCGATGACGGTGTCTTCAAGGTGCGGCTCGCCAACTTCGAGGGGCCTTTCGATCTTCTCCTCCAGTTGATCTCGAAGCACAAGCTCGATGTCACCGAGGTGGCGCTGTCCAAGGTCACCGATGAGTTCATGTCGCACATCAGGGCGATGGGGCCCGACTGGGACCTGGACCAGACGACCGAGTTCCTCGTCGTCGCGGCGACCCTGCTGGATCTGAAGGCGGCCCGGCTGCTGCCCTCCGCGGAGGTCGAGGACGAGGCCGATCTGGCGCTGCTGGAGGCCCGGGACCTGCTGTTCGCGCGCCTGTTGCAGTACCGGGCGTACAAGCAGATCGCCGACATCTTCAACCGGCGCCTCGACGAGGAGGCCCGGCGCTACCCCCGGACCGTCGGACTCGAACCGCACCACGCCGAGCTGCTGCCCGAGGTCGTCATCCGGATCGGCCCCGAGGGCTTCGCCAGGCTCGCCGTGAAGGCGATGCAGCCCAGGCCCAGGCCGCAGGTGTACGTCGATCACATCCACGCGCCGCTGGTGAGCGTGCAGGAGCAGGCCGGGATCGTGGTGGCGCGGCTGCGGGAGCTCGGCGAGGCCAGCTTCCGCACGCTGGTCGAGGACGTCGACGACACCCTGACCGTCGTGGCGAGGTTCCTGGCCCTGCTGGAGCTGTACCGGGAGAAAGCCGTCGCGCTGGACCAGGAGACCGCGCTCGGGGATCTGATCGTGCGCTGGACCGGTGGGGAGGGGGAGGGCGAGCCGGTGGTGACGGACGAGTTCGACCGGCCGCCCGAGCCGCCCAAGGAGACCAAGGAGGAGTCGGCGTGA
- a CDS encoding ParA family protein, with product MPARGQEPAGFEAVGSVAVRTFAAHQGHQKPGVTQPAHQSMDGHHVNAMAGDGRGAPHNHFADYDELPDGHFYDPDAEYEPDPEYAATLAPDAARQRRERVGPTGRPLPYFPIPGPLTSHGPATIVAMCNQKGGVGKTTSTINLGAALAEYGRRVLLVDFDPQGALSVGLGVNPMELDLTVYNLLMERGMSADEVLLKTAVPNMDLLPSNIDLSAAEVQLVSEVARESTLQRALKPLMADYDYIVIDCQPSLGLLTVNALTAAHKVIVPLECEFFALRGVALLTETIEKVQERLNPELELDGILATMYDSRTVHSREVLARVVEAFDDHVYHTVIGRTVRFPETTVAGEPITTYASNSVGAAAYRQLAREVLARCHAE from the coding sequence ATGCCTGCAAGGGGCCAGGAGCCCGCGGGGTTCGAGGCTGTCGGCTCCGTTGCGGTGCGAACCTTCGCAGCCCACCAGGGTCACCAGAAGCCAGGGGTGACTCAGCCAGCACACCAGAGCATGGATGGCCATCACGTGAACGCCATGGCCGGCGACGGAAGGGGTGCGCCCCACAACCATTTCGCCGACTACGACGAACTGCCCGACGGGCACTTCTACGACCCCGACGCCGAGTACGAGCCCGATCCCGAGTACGCGGCCACACTCGCGCCCGACGCGGCCCGCCAGCGCCGTGAGCGCGTGGGCCCGACCGGACGCCCGCTCCCGTACTTCCCGATCCCGGGCCCGCTGACCAGTCACGGCCCCGCGACGATCGTCGCGATGTGCAACCAGAAGGGCGGCGTCGGCAAGACCACGTCGACCATCAACCTGGGTGCCGCGCTCGCGGAGTACGGCCGGCGTGTACTGCTCGTCGACTTCGACCCGCAGGGCGCGCTGTCGGTCGGACTCGGCGTCAATCCCATGGAGTTGGACCTCACCGTCTACAACCTGCTCATGGAGCGGGGCATGTCGGCCGACGAGGTGCTCCTCAAGACCGCAGTCCCGAACATGGACTTGCTGCCCAGCAACATCGACTTGTCGGCCGCCGAAGTGCAGTTGGTGAGCGAGGTCGCGCGCGAGTCCACCCTGCAGCGGGCGTTGAAGCCGCTGATGGCCGACTACGACTACATCGTGATCGACTGTCAGCCCTCCCTCGGCCTGCTCACCGTGAACGCCCTGACGGCGGCTCACAAGGTGATCGTGCCGCTGGAGTGCGAGTTCTTCGCGCTGCGCGGAGTCGCGCTGCTGACGGAGACCATCGAGAAGGTCCAGGAGCGGCTCAACCCGGAGTTGGAGCTCGACGGCATCCTCGCCACGATGTACGACTCCCGCACCGTGCACAGCCGTGAGGTGCTCGCGCGCGTGGTCGAGGCGTTCGACGATCACGTCTACCACACGGTCATCGGGCGCACGGTGCGCTTCCCGGAGACCACGGTCGCCGGTGAGCCGATCACCACGTACGCGTCCAACTCCGTCGGTGCCGCCGCCTATCGCCAGCTCGCCAGGGAGGTGCTCGCCCGGTGTCACGCCGAGTGA
- the ald gene encoding alanine dehydrogenase encodes MKVGIPREVKNNEFRVAITPAGVHELVRHGHQVFIEHDAGVGSSITDDEYVSAGAQILATADEVWAGTDLLLKVKEPIAEEYHRLRKDQTLFTYLHLAASKECTDALVESGTTAIAYETVELPGRALPLLAPMSEVAGRLAPQVGAYHLMRSVGGRGVLPGGVPGTQPARAVVIGGGVSGWNATQIAVGMGFHVTLLDRDINKLREADKVFGTKVRAIMSNSFELEKAVLDADLVIGAVLIPGAKAPKLVTNELVSRMKPGSVLVDIAIDQGGCFEDSRPTTHAEPTFPVHNSVFYCVANMPGAVPNTSTYALTNATLPYIVELANRGWVEALRRDPALAKGLNTHDGKVIYREVAEAHGLEHVELETLLG; translated from the coding sequence GTGAAGGTCGGCATCCCCCGCGAGGTCAAGAACAACGAGTTCCGGGTGGCCATCACCCCCGCCGGCGTGCACGAGCTGGTGCGCCACGGCCACCAGGTCTTCATCGAGCACGACGCCGGCGTCGGCTCCTCGATCACGGACGACGAGTACGTCTCGGCGGGCGCGCAGATCCTCGCCACGGCCGACGAGGTCTGGGCCGGCACCGACCTGCTGCTCAAGGTCAAGGAGCCCATCGCCGAGGAGTACCACCGCCTCCGCAAGGACCAGACGCTCTTCACCTACCTGCACCTGGCCGCCTCCAAGGAGTGCACCGACGCGCTCGTCGAGTCCGGCACCACCGCGATCGCCTACGAGACCGTCGAGCTGCCAGGCCGCGCCCTGCCGCTGCTCGCCCCGATGTCCGAGGTCGCGGGCCGTCTCGCCCCGCAGGTCGGCGCCTACCACCTGATGCGCTCGGTCGGCGGCCGCGGGGTGCTCCCCGGCGGTGTCCCCGGCACGCAGCCCGCGCGGGCCGTCGTCATCGGCGGCGGTGTCTCCGGCTGGAACGCCACGCAGATCGCCGTCGGCATGGGCTTCCACGTCACGCTGCTCGACCGCGACATCAACAAGCTCCGCGAGGCCGACAAGGTCTTCGGCACCAAGGTCCGGGCGATCATGTCCAACTCCTTCGAGCTGGAGAAGGCCGTCCTGGACGCCGACCTCGTCATCGGCGCGGTGCTCATCCCGGGCGCCAAGGCGCCGAAGCTCGTCACCAACGAACTCGTGTCGCGGATGAAGCCCGGAAGTGTTCTTGTCGACATCGCGATCGACCAGGGCGGCTGCTTCGAGGACTCGCGTCCGACCACTCACGCCGAGCCGACCTTCCCGGTCCACAACTCGGTCTTCTACTGCGTCGCCAACATGCCCGGCGCGGTGCCCAACACGTCGACCTACGCGCTCACCAACGCGACGCTGCCGTACATCGTGGAGCTCGCCAACCGCGGCTGGGTCGAGGCGCTGCGACGTGATCCTGCTCTCGCCAAGGGCCTCAACACCCATGACGGCAAGGTGATTTACCGCGAGGTCGCCGAGGCGCACGGACTCGAGCACGTCGAGCTGGAGACCCTGCTCGGCTGA
- a CDS encoding CTP synthase, whose product MPPAAFRNSNTTTTKHIFVTGGVASSLGKGLTASSLGMLLKARGLRVVMQKLDPYLNVDPGTMNPFQHGEVFVTNDGAETDLDIGHYERFLDRDLDGSANVTTGQVYSTVIAKERRGEYLGDTVQVIPHITNEIKHRIRRMATDEVDVVITEVGGTVGDIESLPFLETVRQVRHEVGRDNVFVVHISLLPYIGPSGELKTKPTQHSVAALRNIGIQPDAIVLRSDREVPTAIKRKISLMCDVDEAAVVACPDARSIYDIPKTVHTEGLDAYVVRKLDLPFRDVDWTTWDDLLDRVHNPLYEINLALVGKYIDLPDAYLSVTEALRAGGFANKARVKIKWVTSDDCKTPAGAAKQLGDVDAICIPGGFGDRGVSGKVGAIQYAREHKIPLLGLCLGLQCIVIEAARNLAGIADANSTEFDAATGHPVISTMAEQLDIVAGEGDMGGTMRLGMYPAKLAEGSIVREVYDGKEYVEERHRHRYEVNNAYRAELEKKAGLQFSGTSPDGKLVEYVEYPREVHPYLVATQAHPELRSRPTRPHPLFAGLVKAAVARKTGK is encoded by the coding sequence ATGCCGCCCGCTGCTTTCCGAAACAGCAACACCACGACGACCAAGCACATCTTCGTCACCGGGGGTGTCGCCTCCTCACTCGGCAAGGGCCTCACCGCCTCCAGCCTCGGCATGCTCCTCAAGGCGCGGGGCCTGCGCGTCGTGATGCAGAAGCTCGACCCGTATCTGAACGTCGATCCCGGCACGATGAACCCCTTCCAGCACGGTGAGGTGTTCGTCACCAACGACGGCGCCGAGACCGACCTCGACATCGGACACTACGAGCGCTTCCTGGACCGCGACTTGGACGGCAGTGCCAATGTCACTACAGGCCAGGTCTACTCGACGGTGATCGCCAAGGAGCGGCGCGGCGAGTACCTGGGCGACACCGTGCAGGTCATCCCGCACATCACCAACGAGATCAAGCACCGCATCCGGCGTATGGCGACCGACGAGGTCGACGTCGTCATCACCGAGGTCGGCGGCACGGTCGGCGACATCGAGTCGCTGCCGTTCCTGGAGACGGTCCGCCAGGTCCGCCACGAGGTCGGCCGGGACAACGTGTTCGTGGTCCACATCTCGCTCCTGCCGTACATCGGCCCCTCGGGAGAGCTGAAGACGAAGCCGACCCAGCACTCGGTTGCGGCGCTCAGGAACATCGGTATCCAGCCGGACGCGATCGTGCTCCGGTCGGACCGCGAGGTGCCGACCGCGATCAAGCGCAAGATCTCGCTGATGTGCGACGTCGACGAGGCCGCCGTCGTCGCCTGCCCCGACGCCCGCTCGATCTACGACATCCCCAAGACCGTCCACACCGAGGGCCTGGACGCCTATGTCGTCCGCAAGCTGGACCTCCCGTTCCGCGACGTGGACTGGACGACCTGGGACGACCTGCTCGACCGCGTCCACAACCCGCTGTACGAGATCAACCTCGCGCTGGTCGGCAAGTACATCGACCTGCCCGACGCCTACCTCTCGGTCACCGAGGCGCTGCGCGCCGGCGGCTTCGCCAACAAGGCCCGGGTGAAGATCAAGTGGGTCACCTCGGACGACTGCAAGACCCCGGCCGGCGCCGCCAAGCAGCTCGGTGACGTGGACGCGATCTGCATCCCCGGCGGCTTCGGCGACCGAGGCGTGTCCGGCAAGGTCGGCGCCATCCAGTACGCCCGCGAGCACAAGATCCCGCTGCTCGGCCTCTGCCTGGGCCTCCAGTGCATCGTGATCGAGGCCGCGCGCAACCTCGCCGGCATCGCGGACGCCAACTCCACCGAGTTCGACGCGGCCACCGGCCACCCGGTCATCTCCACGATGGCCGAGCAGCTCGACATCGTCGCCGGCGAGGGCGACATGGGCGGCACCATGCGCCTGGGCATGTACCCGGCCAAGCTCGCCGAGGGCTCCATCGTGCGCGAGGTCTACGACGGCAAGGAGTACGTCGAGGAGCGCCACCGCCACCGCTACGAGGTGAACAACGCCTACCGCGCCGAGCTGGAGAAGAAGGCCGGCCTCCAGTTCTCCGGCACGTCCCCGGACGGCAAGCTCGTGGAGTACGTGGAGTACCCGCGCGAGGTCCACCCCTACCTCGTCGCGACCCAGGCCCACCCCGAGCTGCGCTCCCGCCCGACCCGGCCGCACCCGCTCTTCGCGGGCCTGGTCAAGGCGGCCGTGGCACGCAAGACGGGCAAGTAG
- the scpB gene encoding SMC-Scp complex subunit ScpB — MSEENTGVPASPSAVADLDLKPALEAVLMVVDEPATVEHLAKILQRPKRRISDALRELADEYTVQGRGFELRLIAGGWRFYSRPEFAPAVEGFVLDGQQARLTQAALETLAVVAYRQPVSRSRVSMVRGVNCDGVMRTLLQRGLVEEAGTEPETGAILYVTTNYFLERMGLRGLDELPELAPFLPEAEAIEAETLEGVPSFDPDAPDADADETTTTEL, encoded by the coding sequence GTGAGCGAGGAGAACACGGGCGTACCGGCGAGCCCGTCCGCCGTCGCGGATCTCGACCTCAAGCCCGCCCTGGAGGCCGTCCTCATGGTCGTGGACGAGCCCGCGACCGTGGAGCACCTCGCGAAAATACTCCAGCGGCCCAAACGGCGGATCTCGGACGCGTTGCGCGAGCTGGCCGACGAGTACACCGTCCAGGGGCGCGGTTTCGAGCTGCGGCTGATCGCCGGGGGCTGGCGTTTCTACTCACGTCCGGAGTTCGCGCCGGCCGTCGAGGGCTTCGTCCTGGACGGTCAGCAGGCCCGGCTCACCCAGGCGGCGCTGGAGACCCTGGCGGTCGTCGCGTACCGCCAGCCGGTCAGCCGCAGCAGGGTCTCGATGGTCCGCGGAGTCAACTGCGACGGTGTGATGCGCACCCTTCTGCAGCGGGGTCTCGTCGAGGAGGCGGGCACGGAACCCGAAACAGGTGCGATCCTGTACGTGACGACGAACTACTTTCTGGAGCGGATGGGCCTGCGTGGCCTGGACGAGCTCCCGGAGCTCGCGCCCTTCCTCCCTGAGGCTGAGGCGATCGAGGCGGAGACGCTGGAAGGGGTCCCGTCGTTCGATCCGGATGCACCGGATGCAGATGCAGACGAAACGACGACGACGGAACTTTGA
- a CDS encoding NUDIX hydrolase, protein MTIKDTPEEWEIRATATPFVGNKTSVRTDDVVMPGGAVVHRDYQVHPGSVAVLALDEQDRALLIRQYRHPVRQKLWEIPAGLLDIPGENPLHAAQRELYEEAHVKAEDWRVLTDVYTTPGGCDEAIRIFLARDLSEADGARFEVEDEEADMEHARVPLDDLVRGVLAGELHNNCLAVGVLALVAARHGDGIEALRPADAPWPARPFDS, encoded by the coding sequence ATGACGATCAAGGACACCCCGGAGGAGTGGGAGATCCGGGCGACCGCGACCCCCTTCGTCGGCAACAAGACCTCCGTGCGCACCGACGACGTGGTCATGCCCGGCGGCGCGGTCGTGCACCGCGACTACCAGGTCCACCCCGGCTCCGTGGCCGTCCTCGCCCTCGACGAGCAGGACCGGGCGCTGCTCATCAGGCAGTACCGCCACCCCGTGCGGCAGAAGCTGTGGGAGATCCCGGCCGGACTGCTCGACATCCCCGGTGAGAACCCGCTGCACGCCGCCCAGCGCGAGCTGTACGAGGAGGCGCACGTCAAGGCCGAGGACTGGCGGGTGCTGACCGACGTCTACACCACGCCCGGCGGCTGCGACGAGGCCATCCGCATCTTCCTGGCCCGCGATCTCTCCGAGGCCGACGGAGCGCGCTTCGAGGTCGAGGACGAGGAGGCCGACATGGAGCACGCGCGCGTGCCCCTCGACGACCTGGTCCGCGGGGTCCTCGCCGGCGAGCTGCACAACAACTGCCTCGCCGTCGGCGTCCTCGCCCTGGTCGCCGCCCGGCACGGCGACGGCATCGAGGCACTGCGCCCCGCCGACGCGCCGTGGCCCGCGCGTCCCTTCGACTCCTGA
- a CDS encoding tetratricopeptide repeat protein translates to MTDQAVDTGGVRLSEDTSAEGQFLGRARELKELRADIERAGLDTIAGRKAPRARVLLIAGKPGSGRTALAEELVRQVADRYDAGVFRARLSEPDGTPVPTERTARELLTALELPTRAGASEDDLSDSLRDALADRRALLLLDDAADAEQVDALLPDSPDCLVVAVSGGPLTGIADVRPCTLGGLDTKSALELLTRYTGSVRITVDPVAAEGLVEVCRTQPAALTLAGGWLAARPQAAVADLAKHLHAESDEGTPLSRVFGLVYGSLPSPAARILRLLSLAPAGLVDPQTASALAGCSVNGARTTLDDFVTAGLLRALDSPLPQYEVPGCLQPLLYALAETQDRPAELQLARARMLERTVRLLQSCRAITETDSPQAREKLLGMPSSLRFPNPRAAADWLRVRQPALLASARLAVADGELDTLARRLMSQLVRAMVAHFGTQAAAPELYGIHRLVLDVAERRDLPREKAAALLNLADLDAQTGRTTEALARYRAALDAGREANDPYATGRAMESVGGAHQELGDYDRAADWFGRALAQRLARDERAEAARLYGRIGAAHTYAGRYGEALRNWRAAVAGYRKNGDVPAQARALSELARVQEYAGRPEESLLTCHEAVEWARRAEDVRLQAALQLRLADTLDRLGDPASAALHRGTAERMLGEELQEGDPAPESLEHDANACEIRSTSAED, encoded by the coding sequence GTGACGGATCAGGCGGTGGACACCGGCGGCGTGAGGCTGTCCGAGGACACTTCTGCCGAGGGTCAATTCCTGGGCCGGGCAAGAGAGTTGAAGGAGCTCCGCGCCGACATCGAGCGCGCGGGCCTGGACACCATCGCGGGCCGCAAGGCCCCCCGCGCCCGGGTCCTCCTCATCGCCGGCAAGCCCGGCTCCGGCCGCACCGCACTCGCCGAGGAACTCGTCCGACAGGTCGCTGACCGTTACGACGCCGGTGTGTTCCGGGCCCGCCTGAGCGAGCCCGACGGCACCCCCGTCCCCACCGAGCGCACCGCCCGTGAGCTGCTCACCGCCCTGGAGCTGCCGACCCGGGCCGGCGCCTCCGAGGACGACCTCTCGGACAGTCTGCGCGACGCCCTCGCCGACCGGCGGGCGCTGCTCCTGCTCGACGACGCGGCCGACGCCGAGCAGGTCGACGCGCTGTTGCCGGACTCCCCGGACTGCCTGGTCGTCGCCGTCTCCGGCGGCCCGCTCACCGGCATCGCCGACGTCCGCCCCTGCACCCTGGGCGGCCTCGACACCAAGTCCGCGCTGGAACTGCTCACGCGCTACACCGGCTCGGTCCGCATCACCGTCGACCCGGTCGCCGCCGAGGGTCTCGTCGAGGTGTGCCGGACCCAGCCCGCCGCGCTCACCCTGGCCGGCGGCTGGCTCGCCGCCCGCCCCCAGGCGGCCGTCGCCGACCTCGCCAAGCACCTGCACGCCGAGAGCGACGAGGGCACCCCGCTGAGCCGCGTCTTCGGGCTCGTCTACGGCTCGCTGCCCAGCCCCGCCGCCCGGATACTGCGACTGCTCTCCCTCGCCCCGGCCGGCCTGGTCGACCCCCAGACCGCCTCCGCGCTGGCCGGCTGCTCGGTCAACGGCGCCCGCACCACCCTGGACGACTTCGTCACCGCGGGCCTGCTGCGGGCCCTGGACTCCCCGCTGCCGCAGTACGAGGTCCCCGGCTGCCTCCAGCCCCTCCTGTACGCCCTCGCCGAGACGCAGGACCGCCCGGCCGAGCTCCAACTGGCCCGCGCCCGCATGCTGGAGCGGACCGTACGGCTGCTCCAGTCCTGCCGCGCCATCACCGAGACGGACAGCCCCCAGGCCCGCGAGAAACTCCTCGGCATGCCCAGCTCGCTGCGCTTCCCGAACCCCCGGGCCGCCGCCGACTGGCTGCGTGTCCGGCAGCCCGCCCTGCTGGCCTCCGCCCGCCTCGCGGTCGCCGACGGCGAACTCGACACGCTGGCACGCCGGTTGATGTCCCAGCTCGTGCGGGCGATGGTCGCCCACTTCGGCACCCAGGCCGCCGCCCCCGAGCTCTACGGCATCCACCGCCTCGTCCTCGACGTGGCCGAGCGCCGGGACCTGCCCCGCGAGAAGGCCGCCGCGCTGCTGAACCTCGCCGATCTGGACGCCCAGACCGGCCGTACGACCGAGGCGCTGGCCCGCTACCGGGCCGCGCTGGACGCCGGACGCGAAGCGAACGATCCGTATGCGACCGGCCGCGCGATGGAATCCGTAGGCGGCGCGCATCAGGAGCTCGGGGACTACGACCGGGCCGCCGACTGGTTCGGCCGCGCGCTGGCCCAGCGGCTCGCCCGGGACGAGCGCGCGGAGGCCGCCCGGCTCTACGGCCGGATCGGCGCCGCGCACACCTACGCGGGCCGCTACGGCGAGGCGCTGAGGAACTGGCGGGCGGCCGTCGCCGGGTACCGCAAGAACGGCGATGTGCCCGCCCAGGCACGGGCGTTGAGCGAGCTGGCGCGGGTCCAGGAGTACGCGGGCCGCCCCGAGGAGTCGCTGCTGACCTGTCACGAGGCCGTCGAGTGGGCGCGCCGCGCGGAGGACGTACGGCTGCAGGCGGCACTGCAGTTGCGCCTGGCCGACACCCTCGACCGGCTGGGCGACCCGGCGTCCGCGGCGCTGCACCGCGGCACGGCCGAGCGGATGCTGGGCGAGGAGCTCCAGGAGGGCGATCCCGCCCCCGAATCCTTGGAACATGACGCTAACGCCTGCGAAATCCGTAGTACATCCGCTGAAGATTGA